The DNA sequence TAAGTGACAACAAAATTTAAGACTTTTGAGGAGAATAGCATTTAAACCTTCCAGTATGTACAGCTGAACAAAAAACTAGATAACATAATTTCCCCACGCAATCCACAATTTCATTTGTTTCCAAATTTATCTGCCTTTTGTGTGAACAATCAATATTatagcctttttttttatttttttttttattttcttttttataacaaGTCAATCATTCATTCACATCAAAAAGTCcttacaaatagaatttttatcaAGCAAAATAGCTTGACTTACACAAGAAGAACATGAATCTCATCACATCACAATGTCATCAACCTCCTTTGCATATCTAGCCAATTGATGGGCAGCACCATTACCCAAATGATTAACATGCTCAAGTCTTGCTTTTTCAAATCCATAATCATTATGGACTATTTTCGGGAATATTTGTGCTTTCTAATAAGCCCCAACTCAACttaaatactataaaaaaaattaaaaaaatgtaaataaataaatgatcagcCCTACTTTTAATAATGCCTAGAAGTGACtactaaagttttttttttttttttaatcatgagAATGCCAAGTTATAAAGGGTGAAAGGCATGAAAATTAATGATGAGGTAGTGGTGTTTCGAATACCAGTCGCCAATTTCATTAAATTGAGATCTTTGAGATTTGGATTTGATTGAGTCAACACATgagtactctttttcttttcctttttttttttctaatcaacaCAGTACTCTACTTGATCACGAAACTTCTAGATCAAGTAGAGCAAGCCCCTCTAGCCTTATTAATggcatttatgtttttcttatcGATTAAGTTATACTTTTTTATTGGCATCGTGTATTTAAAATAGGGGTGGCTTACCGCTGAGCATACTGTccaatgttattattttttatatttttttaatattttttaatcactttcttaattattaaataaaatatatatatatatatatcaatatatttaaaatcagttatttaattactaaatatttttttcccaaacAATATACTTGAGTGGTACCGCGCGTGCATCAGTTGGCACATtagcatttctcttaaaatagtattttaatttttaaaatatgaaaatcgaTAATGGAATGAATTAGTTTTGGACCGGATTAAACACACCGATTCGAccaatttattgattttttttttaataccccTAACTACAGTTGTATTTCTCTTATTCCTCGTAATTGCATATGCATCTCTTCCAACCGGTACCTTTTGGGAGACTAGGGACGTCCATAGCGTCAAAGTTGCGAGCAAATGAATCGGAGATAAGGTCAATGTCCGTCAAGAAGGCAGACTCCAAAGCAAAATGGGATAAAAGTGATTTATCTTCACCCAATCATGTGCAAGGTCTTCTACCCAGCTTGAAGATCTCTAGCTTGAAAATGGGACCTCGGGAAGGACTCAAGGTAGAATTATGGGGATTTCAAAGCaaaaaatagggaaaaaaaatttgatttggaaCTTGCTGGTGCAACAAGCTTCTAATCCAACCAAATGGTGAGACTACGCAAACAAAGATCTGAGAAGATGTGGGTTTGTAGCTCGTTTTTAGAGGTAATGAAACGAAAATGGAGGTTTGAAAATGGAGGGTGTACCTTGCACGTCAGCATGTCACGAATGCAGTGTAAAAAGAGTAAGTACAAGTTGCATTGCCCATtcaaaaaaagttgtaatgtaTTTTTGTAGAGAGAAGCTTAAAACCGGATGGGTGTAAAGCTGAAATTTACACCCTCGAATCATAAATAAACACATCAACGGTCTCATAGGTTTTGTATATGCTGGAAAACACACGTTGTTTCCGTCAGTCACTCTATCTCTCCGCATTAAGGGCTCCTCTCTTCTTCACCCTTCTTCCAAACGAATCCCTCTTTGCGATATTTGCAAGGTATAGATTACCACAAATGTTAAAACCCTTATTTTGGCTAGACTTACATCTTCGTAGTTAATCAaaattgttcttttttattcctttttatgaatatgtttttttttttttttttttgtaatgggACTTTTGTATTTGGTCATATGATTTGGGTTCCCTGTAGGAGAGAATAGCTTTTGATCTgttattaattttctaattcaaatgGCTAACAAGCACGCCCAGAAGCATAATAGGTTTCTTGTTTCAGGGTCTAAACTCTTCATCTGAGATCTACGACCACTCTCTATACATCCTCGGCCTTCTCCTCTAACGTTGTTTTAACAACTATGATTCTTTTCCTGACTACAAGTCTCAGCCTAGGATCAAGAATCCCAGTTCTTGCCTCTGATTGCCttcatttttcttgaaaatatctATTACGGCAATCTAAATTTGTTGGTCTGTTGGGCTGCTTCTATCAATGATGGAAAGGGAGAAGAAAAAATTGTTACATAAGATGATTGAGATGGAGGGGATGGGGTGAGGTCGACAAATTTTTGGATGTATTGAAACAAATTTGGAgtctttttaattgttatttaatGTCGATTTCTctcaaaaaaaatagaagagaggtcttcatcaatttttttttttatggtccGAATAATTCTATTCTGAGACTTGATCTATACCACATACCATCtacataacataatttaatttgaaaataagttttaaaatttgaatcttacaaattaaattatgttatgtgAATGGTTTGTATAAGAGcgttttaataatatttctctttttttcctcgATCTAATCTATCGgtagatatataatttatcttaaCCTCTTGTTCCCTTTTGGAAATATTAAATGaggattttttaataattgcaAACATGGGCCAAAAAATTTTTAGTAGAAAATCAAATCATATGACTATTAAGTTTAATTTATCAATTGTTTGTCCATCATGTTCACGATATATGGACTTGATCACACAATGAACGTcccatttgatatttttaaatttggctTAATTAATCCCTCAAAATCAATAAGCTGCTTATGAGGACCCAAAAGATCAATGACAAAACTAAGATTGAAATACGATATATTGCATGACTAGTCATATGATCATAGTCTTAATTAAAAACCAAAGCAGACAGATGCTGCCCGCGTGCGAGTCTGTCCTTTATTTCATATTGTTGGATCATCGTCGTGAATCTTTCCAGGGATAGCAAAGATCATACAGATTAATATTATGATCATAGTTTAGCATACATGAACCATTTAGATGAACTTTCCAATAACATTCACTGCAACGAGGACTGTCTCTATTATGCTCGTAGATGTTGAACCAATGGTGTGTAGGACAGTCATCAGCATTCCACTCAAAACTGCAATAGAACAGTGTTTCCCCAAACAGGTTAGGCCTAAAGCTGAATTCGTAGTAGCTATCGTTGTAGTGTAGTAGATGTTCGCCAAGATCGTTATCCTCAGATTTGCAATGAAGTTTAAGATCAAGACCCACATCCAATTCATTAGAGATTCTCACGTGCGCTCGGTTACGTCCTGCAACCATATCGAATGTAGTTAGGAAGAACACAAGCTGCAGCATCAGAAGCAGAACTActtttgatgatgatgatgatctcaTGTTCTTGATCATGATCTGTAGAATGCTCATCATGATCATGttgatatataatttgtttgcaAGCAAGGTTCATGCATGGGGTTCATATATAATTTCTAGGGACGCATGCATCCATCCACGTATAGTATGGAATTTAACAGTACATACATGACTAATTAATTGCATTATTTTGGTAAAAGATGATCTGTacttattatatacatatataaattcaatattattggtaattaattacttaattCCCTGGCGGCCTAGCTTGAAAATGCCATCaaagtttgataaaaaaatattactcagTACTTAATGAGTTACTTAATTGATATAACATCAGGATATTCTTATTAAATCAgctatataaatttatatatatatatatatatatatgggcggGTAGGCGCGCGCTGATCATCATAAGCCTTCTTTTCAagaggagaaaataaaaagaaaaaaagatttcaATTAATATAAGAATCTGCGCTAGTTTTTGTAAAGatatataatgattaattaaagaaacttttctatttttttttttttttttataaacatacgTATGACAAATGACAAATGGCCTTTTTGTGGCAATACCATATATATCTTAATTTGTTTGATTAATGTTTTTTACAGGCCCCAATTAATGTAAAACAAAAATGGACTCCGCCacgaaaaaaaacataaaaaagtaataatttttttctagtaGGGAGAGCTCCACATTCAATTATTTTGTGTTGGCAAGTTCCACCAGTTGGGAAAGCTGCCTGCAAAGTTGAAGACCACTGTTGCCATGAATCTGCATTTAAATGACTTGTTCCACTGTAACTTCCTTGAAAAGTTGTTGGAAAGACTCCTTAGAGTTTCTACTCGAATTTAATTAGTGtgaaaatatataattgataTTATAGGATCCATTTCGTGTAATCTCTCTATCACTCCAAATCCAAGAGAACTTTTAAGAGATTCGAACCCGTCTGGAGAACGCCGAAACCTTCTTACTTGGCTTTGGGTTTGCGATGCACACAACACGGCCTTCGACTGTACGCCTGATCATGGCTTTTAGAATAGTAAGTAAAGCTTTCGGTAGTCCTTTGTATTAAgaaggttatttttttttatcccccTCTCTTGCTTCTGTAATTGCAAGCAAGTTTATCATCAGTACTTGTCCTAACCGatacaaattccaaataattttgACCTTATAATGCATAAAAGGGGAAAACCCAATGAGGAAGAAGTAACAATGACATTAGAATTAGGAAATGATCGCAGGAGATGATCACTGGAGTTAAGTTTGTGATAAATGCTCACAATTTAACTCCATTCATGTCCTATTTAATATACAAATATTCTATTTACAAACTAATGTCGAAAGGATAGCATGTCAAATTGAAAGAATTGTCTCTTGCAATGCAAGGAAGTGAATATTGCACATTTCTGCAAAGACCAATAAATCGAGACATTAAGAGACTGAACCAACTACAATGTCATTACTTCACATGGGTTATTTCTTTTTACAGATGATTGAACATTATTTCAATGTTAAAAGCCAGAGAGAACATATTGTACAAAGGGACATCGAGTTTAGAGGCCCGGCTTAGATACCTACACAAATGGCCTCATGTCCGACCCAACCTCACCAGACGCTGCTGATGCTTTGCTGCAGCAGCTTTGTCAGCGGCTTCACGCTTAAGTGCCCTTTTTGCCCGACGTCCAGTTGTACTTTTTGCAGCATCCTCCTTCTTGGGCTCTCGGGATGATGTACTGGGACCTGAGTCTTGGAAACTTGGTCGATATACCGGCCTTGCTTCTTGCCGTCCTGCCCTAACGAATCCATTATCACCCCACCGACGATTACCGATACGAAGACGTGATGAACCATTGAAGTAAACTTCATCTAGCTCATCTTCCTCTTCGTCCTCGTCCTCATAT is a window from the Carya illinoinensis cultivar Pawnee chromosome 14, C.illinoinensisPawnee_v1, whole genome shotgun sequence genome containing:
- the LOC122293785 gene encoding S-protein homolog 3-like; this encodes MIKNMRSSSSSKVVLLLMLQLVFFLTTFDMVAGRNRAHVRISNELDVGLDLKLHCKSEDNDLGEHLLHYNDSYYEFSFRPNLFGETLFYCSFEWNADDCPTHHWFNIYEHNRDSPRCSECYWKVHLNGSCMLNYDHNINLYDLCYPWKDSRR